In Rutidosis leptorrhynchoides isolate AG116_Rl617_1_P2 chromosome 6, CSIRO_AGI_Rlap_v1, whole genome shotgun sequence, the DNA window cttaagtttgtattaagttaatatatgcttttattttttatttaatatttattattattattgatgtggttaggaccagtttgtgaccagggtcacagaacaggtttgtttatttaatttaaactTTGTTTGAgttgccaaatgacgtacgaaagatatcagataactgataaatacccttgTGCAGCACAGTGTGGAATTAAACTCAATTAAGTCACTAACGACTGCCTCTCTCTTGCATTTTTCCAGAaccatcacacacacacacacacacatcgttCTTCATCTTTATCacctaatcaaaccctaattcttaatccttgttctagagctcaaatcgttcatatctttgtgttctctGGGATTCACTGAtttttttaaggtaagaatcataacatttcatgatttaatctttgagaaatagAGAATTTGGGCTCTATCAAAAGCCCTATATTTTCACTGCTTTTTCGATTCTCAAATGCCGGTTTcctgtgttagttttcataaaagtgtaatttgggtcaaaatgggtcgatttagtgttgttagtgtcaaaactttgtgggtttatgtttctaaatgatCAGTGTACTAGATGTGGtgagttttgaggttaaaaacgagctctagatcgagaattggtgagtttggtatgaaacccgtcactttggcagcTGATGCTGCAGATGAACTACCTTCGACCGATGGTGTCTGGCGACCGGCCGATGGACTAGACCGTCGACCGATGGTGTGAGTCCTTTGACCAACGGTTGTAATTTTTCCGATCGACCGATAGTGtagtccatcgaccgatggtgtagtgacgatcgaCCGACCGTCTCTGATGATCAACCGATGGTCTTTGCAGTTGGAATTTTgactaagtgttgatttctagccgttatgttgcccatttgtatattgatgatcataacattataactaacttgtgtttATGTCTTTCTCAAGAGAAAATGAGAAAGAGAAGATTCAGTGATTAGACagttgaacaccttctcgtttgctggtaattgtTGAGTGGGGCTAACTGGAGATTAATAGTATAAAGTAGCTTGTTATCCTATGATTTCCATGCTTGTTAGAATTAACATGCTAGTACTGTTAGTTATTATTGTGATGATTCTGTGTTAGTTGATGTTTTTTGGAGCCTAGTGCGCCCCTATcctgtggtagcctaattcgataggagagatcaacctgcaagttgggttcctcatgtggtagcctatttgtatccgtgtggtatatgtttgaatgacgcgtttgtcgcgtgtggatgatttatgcatcACGGTATGTAGgcggaacttccggtaaaccctaGTTCGATCAACTGATGGTTAATGGTTTGGCTGAACCGCTGGAGTCTCtatagactgcactactgggtaaTGTTTATGTGTTAGTCTATGTGACATGATTACTATAACAATTCTGTAAGCTATtacctgtagttagttgtactcacttagcttcgtgcaaattcccctccatctcctccctgcaggttgttaactTTTGTAGATTGTGCATTTGGGGAGAAgatgggcatggtgatgttatgtttgacaagaTTTAACTTTGATGTAGTCTTACTTTATTTAAACAGTGATCTTTTGTAAACATAATGTAATTACATCTTTTCCAGTTAAATATCTATTTTCTTGAAATGACACATGACACTGGTTGTACTGATTTAAATATctatttctcccccttttgtcgaagcaagaAGGTTAGCTCCCCTTAGAACTACGCGCGCCCTAAGAAAAATGCTCCCCCTTGAATTGTACATGGTGGAAATTAACAACCATAAAACATAAAACACCAAACAAACAACTTTTATTCATTCCTAAGAAGAAAACAATATAGTATCATGCATAGTATCTCACATAAGATTAGCATGAAGATTACAGGAAAGCAAGATGATAATAAGGAATCATGATTATTCGAGCATCTTTTGACATACACAATGTGCTTCATTTGCATGATTCCAGGTTGCCAGAGACATCACCTTGCGTGGGTCACTAGTACTGATGTTAGTAGAGGCACATGAAGAGGAATAATAGTTGGTCAATAGATTGAGATGGTTAAAGATGTGTGTTAGACGAGCACCATAGGGAAGTGGTTGTGTCAGATCTTAATTCAGATCATTCATTCAGGAAGCCATTAAAAAGGCAATGTTGACTGTTATAGACTGGTTCAGGCACTACATTAGTCCTAGTTATGTCACAGGTAATCGATCATCATCATTTTTACGGAAGAAGATGTTACAACTAATGATTGTCTTCCATGTCTCATATTCAATCTGAACGTCACTGTCAAGAAGGCCCTCTTAGCAAAGTGTGCTCAGTTTGAGATTTGGATGAGAAGGATAAAAGTAAGATCCCTTCGTGGAATGAACTGATGTAGGATTTGTATactgatcaagcataaaatggttCAAGGGGTTCGGTTCATGCAAGATCAACAAATAAGGTGGATTTAAGGGCttcttgagtttaactctccggtccggagtaccgtgaataaccctcatacgagatgatgatctcagaaagggtggttaaacatGACCCACCATCATTCGGATTAGCAGGAATTGATGGCTCAAGGGCAATGCTAGGATTTATGTTGTATAAATGCTACCTGAATTTTCAGAGTGTATGAAAGAGCTATTCTGGTCTCGCAGTTTAGCTGCAGTGGTGAATGTGATCGAGAGGAGTGTTTTTGGTGAAGTGGAATATAATTCCCAATGTCTATAACCTTTACATCTACTATTAAGCCAACAAAAAGAAAAATGTATAATATAGTCAAATAACACCTCTTTCTTCATTCTACGAGAGCCAAAAATTACATTATTACGGAACCTCCAAATATGCCATGCGAGGGAAGCAGAGACGACATACAAGCACACCTTTGAAGTAGCCTGGATGTTAAAAGAATCGAACCATTCTAACCATTCTAACCACGAACTACACACCGGAACATCAAGGTCTATCCATATCTTAATCTGTCTACATAACTCGACCGCTAGGGGGCATCCAAATAAAAGATGATCGATTGATTCTACTTGACAATCACAAATAGCGCAACCGAAATCTTCAATCTCCATACCTCTTAACGAAAAATTTATTCTAGTTGGTTACCGATTCCACGTTACACTCCAAAGAAAAATGTTCACCTTTTTTGGAATTTCTTTTATCCAACGTGTGGGTCTATCAATTGTAGGAAGCATGCAATCATCCAAGTGAATTCTAGTACTAGATACTTGGTACTCCATCTCCTCTAATAAGGACCAAATCCATCtatctttattatcatttaatTCACAAGAACCAACATGGGAAATAAGGTGCTGTAAAGAATCTTCATTACGAGCTCCTATATTACTTCTAACCCAATTCCAAATCCAAACGCCATGAATTAATTTGTCAGCTAGATAACAGTCGGTATTAGTCTCCAAGTGGAACAATCTTCCAAATTTTGAAGCAAGTGTTCCATCCCCTTTCCAATTATCGAGCCAAAAACGAACATCTCTACCATTTCTGACTTTGACCCTTAAAACGTTATAAGGCAACTTTCCATCCGATTGCCGTTTATTATATAACTTGACTATCATAGGCCATGCACTAGACCCACTTATATTACCATCCATGCTACCATTGCACCCGTATATAGCTCGAATCACACTTGCCCACTTTGAATCCAGGTTCGCCACAAACCTCCACACCCACTTTAACAAAAGCGCATAATTGAATGCCCGAGTACTTCCAATCCCGAGACCTCCGTTTTTGAGTGGAGCTAGAACTTGATCCCAATAAATCCAATGCATCTTTCTATTACCATCTGAACTACCCCAAAAGAAAGAAGCTCTCATACTTTCAATGTCATTATGTACCATCTCCGGGCACTTAAAAATTGATAAATAATAAATACCCACCGATCCTAAAACCGATTTCACAAGTTTCGCCCTACCCCCGATTGATAATAAATTAGATTGCCATCCCACCAATCTTTTTTTGAATTTCTCACGTAAGGAATTCCAGTTGGAGGTGTGCAACATTGAAGAGCCCATTGGTAACCCCAAATATACGAACGGGAATTCCCCTTTGATGCAACCGACAGTTGTAACAAATGACTCAATTTTACTTTCTGGCACTCCCAAACCATACACTACTGATTTATTAACATTAATAGATAGACCCGAAAATACATGAAACTTGTCTAACACTTGCATCATACAATCAAATTTGTCTCTTTGCCATTTAGATATGAAAATCGCGTCATCCGCATATAGTAAGTGTGATACCATAATTGGATTCTTACCTACTGAAACTTCATGAAACACCCCCTCACCAATTTTTTCTTTGATGCATAAATGAAGTCCTTCCATGACTATCAAGAACAAAAATGGACTTAGTGGATCTCCTTGACGTAAACCTATATGAACCTTAAATTTCTTCGTAGGGCTTCCATTAATGAGTATAGACGTGCGTGATGATTGTAAAATCATATGCACCCATGATCTCCATGATGCGCCGAAACCAAGTATATTCAACATATAGTCAAGAAAATCCCAATTAACCGTATCATACGCCTTTTCAAAATCAATCttaaaaatcatcaatttttcTTTACGTTTTTTACACCATTCCATCGTTTCATTCAAAATAAATGGACCATCCAATATTTGATGACCCGCAATGAATGCGAATTGTTCTTGACAAATAATACTATCCATCACCTTCACCAACCTTGATGCCAATATTTTTGTAATAACCTTATATATCACACCAATTAACTAAATAGGACGATAGTCTTTAATGAAAGAGGGATTTTTTACCTTTGGAATCAAAGTGATAAAAGCGGATCCCGCGCCTTTTGGCATCCTCCTATTAGCAAACGCGAATACCACCGTACTGATCAGCTCTTCTTTAAGGATATCCCAATACTTTTTAACAAACGCAAAATTGAAACCATCGGGACCAGGAGATTTATTACTACCACATGCCCAAACCGTCGACCGTACATCATTTTCTGTCACCTCTTTTTCCAGTTCTATCACCTCTTCCTGTGATAATACTCGATCAGGAACAAGCTGCGGTATCCTTATATAATCATCAGGAGCTGCAAATTTATCATAATAAAAGTTAAAAATGCTTCTTTAATAAGAATAGGATCCACAATCCAATCCCCATTAATGGACACCCACTTGATTGTTTGATCGTTCCGATGTTACTTAAGCAAACAATGAAAATATCTCGAGTTTTCATCTCCTTCGGCATCCCATTTAATTCTACATTTTTGCAACACATCAAGATCTTCCACCTGCTGAATATTATCTAGTTCATGCACCAGATCCTTCCTTTCGTTGACGATATGATCTGTACCATTTCCTGTTTCCAGAACCGTTTCAATCTCGTCTATTCTTTCCATAAGATGCACCTTTCTTGACTTTTCATTAGCTTTCTTATCTTTGATCCACGTTCTGATTTTAGATTTCACATGTTTCATCTTTTCATGGAAAGATAATTCCATATTACACATAACTTCACCCGCTGCACTAAGAACGATATTATCAAAATCTTCGTAAAGAAGCCAAGAATTAAAACACTTGAATGGTGATGGCCAAAAAACAAGTTTTAAATCTTGTAGCAATAATGGCAGGTGATCGGAGTACCCACGAGGTAACGTCGTTAATTTTAAATCTACAAAAATATCAAACACGTTAGGAGTAATAAGCACACGATCAATACGACTCATTTTGGATGCCGTCTTATTCACCCAAGTAAAACGCCTTCCATTCAATGGGATATTCACGAGTCCCGTATTGCCAATAAACGTATTAAAAACTACCGCCTCTTCTGTATGGAAAATGTAACCAAATCTTTCAGCTTCATCTCTAACTTCATTGAAATCACCAAAACACACATATTCTCCTTCATTTGCTGCTATAAATGAACACAACTTGTCCCATAAAGTTCGTGTTTTAACCGGATCATTAGGACCATATACATTCACCATAAAAAATGCCGCATTCGAACATACCCACTTGCCTTTCACAATAATGTAGTTATCATCACACCAAACCCGATCTTTTATAATAAAAAAATCCCGGTCCTATACCGAAATTAAGCCTCCAGAAAAACCTCTAGATAACGAGCAAGCATAGTCGAAACTGTAATTACCCCTCATCGTTTTAATTCTAAATAGCTCTAACATAGTCATTTTCGATTCTTGTATCCCTAAAAATTGAATATTATTGGCAAAACACATTTCCATTACCCACACCCTTTTGTATCATTTTTTACTTCCTCGAATATTGACAGATAAAAGCTTCATTTAAACATTAGTCATCACTCCTATTTGATCGATTAGTTGAGAAAACAATAATCGAATCTTTTCCTCATCAAATCCTGCTTTTGTCCCTACCTTAACCATCTCATCCAGTTGTTTAGAAAACAACCGTGAGTATCCATCTTTATAAGCTTGTGCCTCATCAGTATTCCTTTTTTCATCTTTATTTCCTTCATTTTCACTTTCTTTATTCCCTTCATTTCCCACTGAATTTTGTGATTGCCCCTCTATATCATGCATATGATTCTCAACGTTAAGATTGTTTGACTTACTGTGAGATGCTACATGTCTTACATCCCCTTCATCAATTTTATCCTTTTTTCCCTCTTCATCAAACGTTGAGGAGACTGATAGAGTTTCCTCATCAGAATCGTCCCCACCATCCTCTTCCAGTTTGACACGCCATGATCCTACTTCTTTTAGAGACACTCTAAACTCAACGCCATCAATGATAACCGAAACATCTTTATCAATTAATCGGCTAGATTTCGTAGCAATACACACCCTTGCCATACCAATATCCGTACCTTTTACGTGATCACAGAACATGAAACGGCCAACAGTAGCAGTCACTTTTTTGTAATCCATCTCCTTCCATGTGCATAAAGGCATACCGTAAAATTTAACCCAAGCCATTCTCTCTTCCACTACAAAATTCTTAGAAATTGGTTTAATAGTTGAGTACAACATTTTCATCATATCATTTATTTTAAAAGCCATGCAAGCATCAACATTCGGAAAAGTACACCACAACCATGCACCGCCAATATGACGCACAGAGACATCTTTAAATCCTTCCTCAATCAAGATCGTATGAATACTACCCATGGTAACAACATCCTTCAGCTTAATTAGCATTGATTCCATTGGATTATCAATCTGTAAAAGATCTTGATCAATAAGGTTAACCTTTAGGGCCACTTTTGTATTAGGGTTTATTCCTTTTACTTTGTTTACAAAAGAATTCTCACCCTTTGGATTAGAAGAGTCACCACTACCCCCAGAAAACGACCTAGATGCACGTTAGTCTTCGTCTTacttccctcttatctagggttaCAAGGGTTTGGATTACTATCCTTGTTGAATCTTGCTACAGTGGCGAATAACAGCATATTATCCACCTTGATCGTTGATAACAATCGAGCAAAATTCTTTTCGTCTTTCACATCGTTAAATCGGACGAAACCAAATCATTTACCTTATTTTGAATGAACGCAACGTATGAAGCAGTGATTGAACCATAAGATTGACATACGAACCACAATCTTCTCCGATCCATTCCTTCTGGTAAATTAGTGATGAAAAGTCGATGATTGACTTTTTTCAACCCTAGCGCTGCTGTGTTTGTAATACGGGTTCGGAATCGGTCGTAGATCGTTCCTGCTATTCCTCACTTTGTAGAAGCAACCTTCATTATCCTTGCAATAATATGATCTTCTTCCCATCTTCAAGTGAAAACTTCGTCGCCTGAATTCATCTTACAAACCAATGAAGCTAAACATGACCATAAGCATAATTGAGCCATGAGAGATACTCCGTAGTTCATATAGAAATGATTTGATTCCAATTCAAGTCTTCATGTTCATGTCCCGTATTACTTTTTTTTACCACTACATTTTTCCTACAATTTTCTCTTCTTTACCCAAAAGGTTTCTAATGTACTATAGttggaatataaatataaatgtgatcATTTGAATAAGCGGTATGCACGTCATATCATTACAGATATCAAAAATACTTTCTCGATCTCAAATCTATTGTCCACACAAAAAAGAAAATTAcaatttaaaaaaaattgattgtcacatgtatttttttacttttcagttttacctcTTACTTTCTACATATTTTTTTGTCTTACATATATAAAGTAAAGACATAAAAGAACATTATCacattattcttatctatttatgaGAAGTGAATAATTATTTTGAAACATCTCAAAATGAAAGCAGTTGACAAAAGAATTAGAACGGACATAGTATTTTTTAACCAAACCATGAACAACAACTCGGTTTCCCCATCCCTACTTTGATTTGAATTTTGTTTCACGTATTTGACCACCACTGTGTACCACCTTTCTCCACCAACAAACCTCCCTCAACCACATTTTTGGATTCTGTTTCCGTCTTTTTTCTCATCAATTCATATCCAACATCCAATTTCCGTTTCTTTAAATGTTTCCCTGAACTGAAGCCCATACCACTCACATCTCA includes these proteins:
- the LOC139854696 gene encoding uncharacterized protein, producing the protein MVNVYGPNDPVKTRTLWDKLCSFIAANEGEYVCFGDFNEVRDEAERFGYIFHTEEAVVFNTFIGNTGLVNIPLNGRRFTWVNKTASKMSRIDRVLITPNVFDIFVDLKLTTLPRGYSDHLPLLLQDLKLVFWPSPFKCFNSWLLYEDFDNIVLSAAGEVMCNMELSFHEKMKHVKSKIRTWIKDKKANEKSRKVHLMERIDEIETVLETGNGTDHIVNERKDLVHELDNIQQVEDLDVLQKCRIKWDAEGDENSRYFHSPDDYIRIPQLVPDRVLSQEEVIELEKEVTENDVRSTVWACGSNKSPGPDGFNFAFVKKYWDILKEELISTVVFAFANRRMPKGAGSAFITLIPKVITKILASRLVKVMDSIICQEQFAFIAGHQILDGPFILNETMEWCKKRKEKLMIFKIDFEKAYDTVNWDFLDYMLNILGFGASWRSWVHMILQSSRTSILINGSPTKKFKVHIGLRQGDPLSPFLFLIVMEGLHLCIKEKIGEGVFHEVSVGKNPIMVSHLLYADDAIFISKWQRDKFDCMMQVLDKFHVFSGLSINVNKSVVYGLGVPESKIESFVTTVGCIKGEFPFVYLGLPMGSSMLHTSNWNSLREKFKKRLVGWQSNLLSIGGRAKLVKSVLGSVGIYYLSIFKCPEMVHNDIESMRASFFWGSSDGNRKMHWIYWDQVLAPLKNGGLGIGSTRAFNYALLLKWVWRFVANLDSKWASVIRAIYGCNGSMDGNISGSSAWPMIVKLYNKRQSDGKLPYNVLRVKVRNGRDVRFWLDNWKGDGTLASKFGRLFHLETNTDCYLADKLIHGVWIWNWVRSNIGARNEDSLQHLISHVGSCELNDNKDRWIWSLLEEMEYQVSSTRIHLDDCMLPTIDRPTRWIKEIPKKVNIFLWSVTWNR